In Clostridium sp. DL-VIII, the following proteins share a genomic window:
- a CDS encoding FMN-dependent NADH-azoreductase, with amino-acid sequence MSKVLYIKVNNKPEGQSRTFKISDKFIEEYRKNNPNDEIVTLDLYKEKIDFLKGEDLGTIFGPKNEQSRNHPVLKYTYEFAEADKYVIASPMWNLNIPSILKAYIDYVSVVGITFKYTEQGPIGLLENKKALHIASRGGAYSGTPYEMDGIYLRNILSFFGINDVKTIAAEKLDVAGEDIDKILQDAINEACEIAKDF; translated from the coding sequence ATGAGTAAAGTATTGTATATAAAGGTTAATAATAAACCAGAAGGGCAGTCACGAACTTTTAAAATTTCAGATAAATTTATAGAAGAGTATAGGAAAAATAATCCAAATGATGAGATTGTGACTTTAGACTTATATAAAGAAAAGATAGATTTTTTAAAGGGGGAAGATTTAGGTACAATATTTGGACCTAAGAATGAGCAGAGCCGCAATCATCCAGTTTTAAAATACACATATGAATTTGCTGAAGCTGATAAATATGTAATAGCATCTCCAATGTGGAACTTAAATATCCCATCTATTTTAAAAGCGTATATAGATTATGTTAGCGTAGTAGGAATAACTTTTAAATATACAGAACAAGGTCCTATAGGACTTTTAGAAAATAAAAAGGCTTTGCATATAGCATCAAGAGGTGGTGCGTATTCAGGAACTCCATATGAAATGGATGGAATATATTTGAGAAATATTCTAAGTTTCTTTGGTATTAATGATGTAAAAACCATTGCAGCAGAAAAGTTAGATGTTGCAGGTGAAGATATAGACAAAATTTTGCAGGATGCAATAAACGAAGCATGTGAAATTGCCAAAGATTTTTAA
- a CDS encoding ribonuclease Z → MVDLLLLGCGGGMPMPNRFLSSTLLSYKGRKILIDCGEGTQVSMRISNTGFKTIDIICITHIHGDHIVGLPGLLGTIGNSGRTEPVIIIGPEGICDTVNKLRVIANWLPYEINIIENPKERLEMNKYSNLDVQISTIELEHSSPCIGYCFNFKRQRKFCVEKAEKNNVPKILWGRLQKGEEKISLDGMEYIKEMVLGNERKGIKISIITDTRPIGKIHKFIEDSDYFICEGTYGNDEDLPKAIKNKHMTFREAANLAKRGKVKKLLLTHFGTAMNMPEEYLSNAKEIFNNTIIGFDRYNINLNFEED, encoded by the coding sequence ATGGTTGATTTGCTTTTATTAGGTTGTGGTGGTGGAATGCCTATGCCTAATAGGTTTTTATCATCTACATTATTAAGTTATAAGGGAAGAAAGATTCTTATTGATTGTGGAGAAGGAACGCAGGTATCTATGAGGATATCTAATACAGGATTTAAAACTATTGATATTATATGTATAACTCACATTCATGGGGATCATATTGTAGGTCTGCCAGGCCTCCTTGGAACTATCGGCAACAGCGGAAGGACAGAGCCAGTGATAATAATAGGACCAGAAGGAATATGTGATACAGTAAATAAATTAAGAGTTATAGCTAATTGGCTTCCATATGAAATTAATATAATAGAAAATCCAAAAGAGCGCCTTGAAATGAATAAATACTCAAATTTAGATGTTCAGATCTCAACTATTGAATTAGAACATTCATCACCTTGTATAGGCTATTGTTTTAACTTTAAAAGACAGCGCAAATTTTGTGTAGAGAAAGCTGAAAAAAATAATGTTCCTAAGATTTTATGGGGGAGACTACAAAAAGGAGAGGAAAAGATTAGCCTAGATGGGATGGAATATATTAAGGAAATGGTACTTGGAAATGAAAGAAAAGGAATAAAAATCAGCATTATAACAGATACAAGACCAATTGGAAAAATACATAAATTCATCGAAGATAGTGATTATTTTATTTGTGAAGGTACTTATGGAAATGATGAAGATTTGCCTAAGGCAATTAAAAATAAGCATATGACTTTTAGGGAAGCGGCAAATTTAGCCAAAAGAGGAAAAGTTAAAAAGCTATTACTCACTCATTTTGGCACTGCCATGAATATGCCAGAAGAGTATTTAAGTAATGCAAAAGAGATTTTTAATAATACTATAATAGGTTTTGATAGATATAACATAAACTTAAATTTTGAAGAAGATTAA
- a CDS encoding lysophospholipid acyltransferase family protein: MLLKKLHYGFYMIWLRLKGFKFEFIKKTKGEKSALIYLQKVAYNWSKFTIDIIGIDLDIQGLENIPKETCVFIGNHSSILDIPILLYTTNRNLAFISKKEILKAPIVGYWLRRNKSVTLDRENPRTAIDTINKAVKNIEEGTTMVIFPEGTRNKEGKVGAFKKGSLKLATKSKVPIVPVSIDRASRAFEDTREFRSTKIKVVFGKPIDTKKISKDDEKDLVENIRNIIISNLK; this comes from the coding sequence ATGTTATTAAAAAAATTACATTATGGCTTTTATATGATATGGCTGAGGCTTAAAGGCTTTAAATTTGAATTTATTAAGAAAACAAAAGGTGAAAAGTCAGCACTTATTTATTTGCAAAAGGTTGCATATAATTGGAGCAAGTTTACAATTGATATAATAGGAATAGATTTAGATATACAAGGTTTAGAGAATATTCCTAAGGAAACTTGTGTGTTTATTGGGAATCATTCAAGTATATTAGATATTCCAATATTACTTTATACTACAAATAGAAATTTGGCCTTCATATCTAAAAAAGAAATTCTTAAAGCTCCAATAGTAGGATATTGGCTTAGAAGAAATAAATCTGTAACTTTAGATAGGGAAAATCCAAGAACAGCTATTGATACGATTAATAAGGCTGTCAAAAATATAGAAGAAGGAACTACCATGGTTATATTTCCTGAGGGAACTCGAAATAAGGAAGGAAAAGTTGGAGCGTTTAAAAAAGGTAGTCTAAAACTAGCTACAAAGTCTAAGGTTCCAATAGTACCGGTAAGTATAGATAGGGCATCAAGAGCATTTGAGGACACAAGAGAGTTTAGATCTACAAAAATAAAAGTTGTCTTTGGAAAACCTATAGATACTAAGAAGATATCAAAGGATGACGAAAAAGATTTGGTCGAAAATATAAGAAATATAATTATATCAAATTTGAAATAA
- a CDS encoding TetM/TetW/TetO/TetS family tetracycline resistance ribosomal protection protein has translation MKKTIGILAHVDAGKTTFSEQILYHTNSIRNRGRVDHKDSFLDSHSIERERGITVFSDQGIFEFNNSKYYLVDTPGHIDFSTEMERAIEIMDYAIIVISAVEGVQGHTQTVWNLLRKYNVSTIFFINKLDRVGADKDRVIKEIKKDLTKDICYLENDSLGINNNFSEELIEFISEYDDELLERYLEGNYDFGIWLNTFKILIKEGKVFPCFGGSALQDEGIVGFLNVFDKLSFTKYDEGKEFSGRVYKIRHDENGNRITFIKALSGTLKIRDEVKYGGELKEESNLESTSKYINETCEKISSIRIYNGSKFKPVDVVKAGDLFAVSGLSKAVAGDGVGTLKEKTHYEMIPTLMSKVIFDNTCNVREVLGYFKILEAEDNALNIIWNEALQEIHVHIMGKIQLEVLKEIVQERFNLSVEFGPCQILYKETIEDETIGCGHFEPLRHYAEVHLRIEPLPRNSGIVFENKCHSDDLTFGNQNLVKTHIFEREHHGLLTGASITDIKITLLTGRAHNKHTCGGDFREATFRALRQGFEKVKNILLEPYYKFVIEISSEHIGRVLSDIQRLNGIFEPAEIEGDRARISGRGPVATFMDYSMEVIAFTKGKGSINLMYDGYDVCHNSEEVIQNKGYKKNADIEYTSTSVFCSHGQAYLVPWDEADEAMHCEVNI, from the coding sequence ATGAAAAAGACAATAGGAATATTAGCACATGTTGATGCTGGAAAAACTACTTTTTCTGAACAGATACTTTATCATACTAATAGCATAAGAAATAGAGGAAGAGTAGATCATAAGGATTCGTTTTTAGATAGCCATAGCATTGAAAGAGAACGTGGAATAACTGTATTTTCAGATCAAGGAATATTTGAATTTAATAACTCTAAATATTATCTAGTTGATACTCCTGGACACATTGATTTCAGTACAGAGATGGAAAGAGCAATTGAAATTATGGATTATGCTATAATTGTTATAAGTGCGGTTGAAGGTGTTCAGGGACACACTCAAACAGTATGGAATTTACTTAGAAAATATAATGTTTCAACTATATTTTTTATTAATAAGTTGGATAGAGTTGGAGCTGATAAAGATAGAGTTATTAAAGAAATAAAAAAAGATTTAACAAAAGATATATGCTATTTAGAGAATGATTCTTTAGGGATTAATAATAATTTCAGTGAAGAATTAATTGAATTCATAAGTGAGTATGATGATGAGCTTTTGGAAAGATATTTAGAAGGAAACTATGATTTTGGTATCTGGTTAAACACATTTAAAATTCTTATAAAAGAAGGTAAAGTATTTCCTTGTTTTGGAGGTTCAGCCCTTCAGGATGAAGGAATTGTGGGATTTTTAAATGTTTTTGATAAGCTAAGTTTTACTAAATATGATGAAGGCAAAGAATTTTCAGGGCGTGTATATAAAATACGCCATGACGAAAACGGTAATAGAATAACGTTTATAAAAGCTCTATCAGGAACTTTAAAAATTAGGGATGAAGTTAAATATGGAGGCGAACTTAAAGAAGAATCAAATTTAGAATCGACTTCTAAGTATATTAATGAAACTTGTGAAAAGATAAGCAGCATTAGAATATATAATGGAAGTAAGTTTAAACCTGTAGATGTTGTTAAAGCAGGGGATTTATTTGCTGTTTCAGGTCTTTCAAAAGCAGTGGCTGGAGATGGAGTTGGAACACTTAAAGAAAAGACGCACTATGAAATGATTCCAACTTTAATGTCTAAAGTTATATTTGATAATACTTGTAATGTACGTGAGGTTTTAGGTTATTTTAAAATATTAGAAGCTGAAGATAACGCCTTAAATATAATATGGAATGAAGCACTCCAGGAAATTCATGTCCATATAATGGGTAAAATTCAATTAGAGGTTTTAAAAGAAATAGTACAGGAGCGATTTAATTTAAGTGTTGAATTTGGTCCATGTCAAATTCTTTATAAAGAGACAATAGAGGATGAAACTATAGGATGTGGTCATTTTGAACCTTTAAGACATTACGCTGAAGTTCATTTAAGAATTGAGCCACTGCCAAGAAACAGCGGAATTGTTTTTGAAAACAAATGCCATAGTGATGACTTGACTTTTGGAAATCAAAATTTAGTTAAAACTCATATTTTTGAAAGAGAACATCATGGCCTTTTAACTGGAGCATCAATAACAGATATAAAAATCACTCTTTTAACGGGGAGAGCTCATAATAAGCATACATGTGGCGGAGATTTTAGGGAGGCAACTTTTAGAGCATTAAGACAAGGATTTGAAAAGGTAAAAAATATATTATTAGAACCATATTATAAATTTGTGATTGAGATTTCCAGTGAGCATATAGGGAGAGTTCTATCGGATATACAAAGATTAAATGGAATCTTTGAACCAGCGGAAATAGAAGGGGATAGAGCGAGAATAAGTGGAAGAGGACCAGTTGCAACATTTATGGACTATAGTATGGAAGTTATAGCCTTTACTAAAGGAAAAGGAAGTATAAATTTGATGTATGATGGATATGATGTTTGTCACAATAGCGAAGAAGTAATACAAAACAAAGGATATAAGAAAAATGCAGATATAGAGTATACGTCGACATCTGTGTTCTGCTCACATGGCCAGGCATATCTAGTGCCTTGGGATGAGGCAGATGAAGCAATGCACTGTGAAGTGAATATATAA
- a CDS encoding SprT family zinc-dependent metalloprotease — protein sequence MKLKFNYKGNEIEFSIIRKKRKTISIKIEEDGDIVVGAPLKISSEYILLVVKNKAAWIIDKQKELKLRGTKRAKRDFSKDSTFMYLGKEYPFNLIFEEKRKDISIELCDEFKIYTNTFDVEKLKLELEKWYREETFKIVTRRIECYSNNFKDKVTAIKVKEQKRRWASCTGKNAILFNWRISMARADVIDYIVVHEMCHMDHRNHSKYFWNRVAEIMPDYKEKHEWLKSNGMNLFI from the coding sequence ATGAAGCTGAAATTTAATTATAAAGGAAATGAAATAGAATTTAGTATAATTCGAAAAAAGAGAAAAACTATTTCTATCAAAATTGAAGAAGATGGAGATATTGTTGTTGGAGCCCCTTTAAAAATAAGCAGTGAGTATATTTTACTTGTTGTAAAGAATAAAGCTGCTTGGATTATAGATAAGCAGAAAGAATTAAAGCTAAGGGGGACTAAAAGAGCTAAAAGAGATTTTTCAAAAGATAGCACTTTTATGTATTTAGGAAAAGAATATCCGTTTAATTTGATTTTTGAAGAAAAAAGGAAAGATATATCAATTGAATTATGTGATGAATTTAAAATATATACAAATACATTTGATGTAGAAAAATTGAAATTAGAATTAGAGAAATGGTATAGAGAAGAAACTTTTAAAATTGTAACGAGAAGAATAGAATGTTATTCAAATAATTTTAAGGATAAGGTGACAGCTATAAAAGTAAAAGAACAAAAGAGAAGATGGGCGAGCTGTACTGGGAAAAACGCTATTTTATTTAATTGGAGAATCAGTATGGCTAGAGCCGATGTCATAGATTACATTGTAGTACATGAGATGTGTCATATGGATCATAGGAATCATTCAAAGTATTTTTGGAATAGAGTTGCGGAGATAATGCCAGATTATAAAGAAAAGCATGAATGGCTTAAATCAAATGGAATGAATCTATTTATATAA
- a CDS encoding DMT family transporter yields MFYVLISIAAGAIVVISRILNTKLSETVGLIESSFFNYLTGIFAALILFLIFRDTITLSQLYNIPAYAYLGGILGVVIVILNSVITPKMSSFYATLIIFIGQLFTGIIIDWITFKTLPFAKIVGGFLVVAGLAYNLHVDSEAEKSAEPN; encoded by the coding sequence ATGTTTTATGTACTAATTTCAATTGCTGCTGGTGCTATTGTTGTGATTTCCAGGATTCTTAACACCAAGCTTTCGGAGACTGTTGGTTTAATAGAATCAAGTTTTTTCAATTATTTAACTGGCATATTTGCTGCTTTAATATTGTTTTTAATTTTTAGAGATACGATTACACTCAGTCAGCTTTATAATATTCCAGCTTATGCTTATTTAGGTGGTATATTAGGTGTGGTTATCGTAATATTAAATAGTGTTATAACTCCGAAAATGTCGTCTTTTTATGCAACTTTAATAATATTTATAGGACAGCTTTTTACAGGAATAATTATAGATTGGATAACCTTTAAAACACTTCCTTTTGCTAAGATTGTTGGTGGATTCCTTGTAGTTGCAGGGCTAGCGTATAACCTTCACGTTGATTCAGAAGCTGAAAAATCAGCCGAACCAAATTAA
- a CDS encoding DMT family transporter: protein MYNFLSLLIGILIAIMIVFNGNLSNGLDTYSSLVIIHLIGFAGVIVIMLYKRIRISFRNNLPLYLYIAGAISVFTVMFNNLSYTVLGVSLPVALGLLGQLLTSLAFDHYGFLGMPKISFNKKKFIGLLIITLGIFVMAFA, encoded by the coding sequence ATGTACAATTTTTTATCATTATTAATCGGAATACTTATTGCAATTATGATAGTTTTTAATGGAAATCTCTCAAATGGACTAGACACTTACTCTTCTTTAGTTATAATTCACCTTATTGGATTTGCAGGTGTAATAGTAATAATGCTCTATAAAAGAATAAGAATTTCTTTTAGAAACAACTTACCTTTATATCTTTATATTGCCGGTGCCATTAGTGTATTTACAGTTATGTTTAACAATTTAAGCTACACAGTTCTTGGCGTTTCTCTCCCTGTCGCATTAGGGCTTTTGGGGCAGCTCTTAACTTCATTGGCCTTTGATCATTATGGTTTCTTAGGAATGCCGAAAATATCTTTTAATAAGAAAAAATTTATTGGATTACTAATAATTACTTTAGGAATTTTTGTTATGGCTTTTGCCTAA
- a CDS encoding cyclic nucleotide-binding domain-containing protein: MIKIDDNKKIERYVEKYKLNNIFSNDMGEHMMLYMFNKGDYICKEEEYLDKMFFLVDGKAKVSKHLENGKSLLISFYIPFTIIGDVEFIKNNTTDCSVQAIEDTYCIGISFDIVRSELIKDCKFLIKICDYLGEKLTSSSNNSSINLLYPFENRLASYIVAFANIKDDENKKFMFKENYNEIAELLGTTYRHLNRTLNKFCQDGILEKNNKEYIIQDYDKLLYLAGDLYK, translated from the coding sequence ATGATAAAAATAGATGATAATAAAAAAATAGAAAGATACGTCGAGAAATATAAACTCAATAATATATTCTCTAATGATATGGGAGAACATATGATGTTATATATGTTTAATAAGGGCGATTATATATGCAAGGAAGAAGAATATTTAGATAAGATGTTTTTCCTAGTTGATGGAAAGGCAAAGGTATCCAAACATCTAGAAAATGGCAAATCATTGCTGATATCATTTTATATACCATTTACAATAATAGGCGATGTTGAATTTATAAAAAATAATACAACAGATTGCAGCGTACAAGCAATAGAAGATACTTATTGTATAGGTATAAGCTTTGATATTGTAAGAAGCGAATTAATAAAAGATTGCAAATTTTTAATTAAAATATGTGATTATTTAGGCGAAAAGTTAACAAGTAGCAGTAATAATAGTTCCATAAATTTGTTATATCCATTTGAAAATAGGCTTGCAAGTTATATAGTCGCATTTGCAAATATAAAAGATGATGAAAATAAAAAATTTATGTTTAAAGAGAATTATAACGAAATAGCTGAACTTCTCGGAACGACGTATAGGCATTTAAACAGGACTTTAAATAAGTTTTGCCAAGATGGTATTTTGGAGAAGAACAATAAAGAATACATAATACAAGATTATGATAAATTGCTGTATTTAGCAGGAGATTTGTATAAGTAA
- a CDS encoding DEAD/DEAH box helicase, whose amino-acid sequence MNFKQLDLKEDLLNILEKSGITSPTPIQEQSISIIKQGKDIIAEAATGTGKTLAFLLPLFEKIDPKSNTIQALILSPTRELAIQITNEANKLNEASGINILATYGGKDIAGQLKKLNNNVQLIIATPGRLLDHLRRKSIVLSNLNTFILDEADQMLFMGFKNEVEEIIKEMPKKKQMLCFSATMDSVVKKLAYKFMTNPIEISVQKEEVTLSSIKQDVVETTDRNKREALCKVLDEDNPFMAIIFCRTKRRVDELEAVLHTRKYNCVKLHSDIPQNKRERIMKSFRNADIQYLIATDVAARGIDISGITHIYNYDIPENVESYIHRIGRTGRAGESGYTCMFIDPKNMTSLREIEDTIGFKISRRIIEV is encoded by the coding sequence ATGAATTTTAAACAATTAGATTTAAAAGAAGATTTATTAAATATATTGGAAAAATCCGGAATCACTTCCCCTACACCAATACAAGAACAAAGTATCTCAATTATAAAACAAGGAAAAGATATAATAGCTGAAGCAGCAACTGGTACTGGAAAGACTCTTGCTTTTTTACTTCCGCTTTTTGAAAAAATCGATCCCAAATCCAACACCATCCAAGCTCTTATATTGTCTCCAACAAGGGAATTAGCTATTCAAATCACTAATGAAGCTAACAAGCTCAACGAAGCCAGTGGAATCAATATTTTAGCTACCTACGGCGGAAAAGACATTGCCGGCCAATTAAAAAAATTAAATAACAATGTCCAGCTAATTATTGCTACTCCTGGAAGACTCTTGGATCATTTAAGAAGAAAGTCCATTGTTTTAAGTAATCTTAATACATTTATTTTAGATGAAGCTGATCAAATGTTATTTATGGGATTTAAAAATGAAGTAGAAGAAATAATAAAAGAAATGCCTAAGAAAAAGCAAATGCTATGTTTTTCTGCGACTATGGATTCGGTAGTAAAAAAATTAGCTTATAAATTTATGACAAATCCTATTGAAATATCAGTTCAAAAGGAAGAAGTAACTCTAAGTTCAATTAAACAGGATGTAGTCGAAACCACTGATAGAAATAAAAGAGAAGCCTTATGCAAAGTATTGGATGAAGATAACCCATTTATGGCTATCATCTTTTGTAGAACCAAAAGAAGAGTTGATGAACTTGAAGCTGTCTTACATACACGTAAATATAATTGTGTAAAATTGCATAGTGACATTCCTCAAAATAAAAGAGAACGAATAATGAAATCTTTTAGAAATGCAGATATTCAGTATCTAATTGCTACAGATGTAGCAGCTAGAGGTATAGACATAAGCGGTATTACTCATATTTATAACTATGATATTCCTGAAAATGTGGAAAGTTACATTCATCGTATAGGCCGAACAGGAAGAGCTGGTGAAAGCGGATATACCTGTATGTTTATTGATCCAAAGAATATGACATCTTTGAGAGAAATTGAAGATACAATTGGATTTAAGATAAGCAGACGAATTATAGAAGTATAA
- a CDS encoding Rrf2 family transcriptional regulator, giving the protein MKISTKGRYGLRALIDICIYSSSEMVTVKSISERQGISERYLEQIFSSLRKGGIINAKKGAQGGYFLAKSPREFRIGDILSVLEGDLLLIDIENDDNEIENFMSENLWNVINNKIINFFNSITLEDLVNDYKKHNKEDMYYI; this is encoded by the coding sequence ATGAAAATTTCAACAAAAGGTAGATATGGATTAAGAGCATTAATAGATATATGTATATATTCATCTTCTGAAATGGTTACAGTAAAAAGTATATCAGAAAGACAAGGAATATCTGAAAGGTATTTAGAGCAAATATTTTCATCTTTAAGAAAAGGCGGAATAATAAACGCGAAAAAAGGAGCACAGGGAGGATATTTCTTGGCTAAAAGTCCTAGGGAATTTAGAATAGGAGATATTTTAAGCGTTCTTGAAGGAGACTTACTTTTAATTGATATAGAAAATGATGACAATGAAATTGAAAATTTTATGAGTGAAAATTTATGGAATGTTATAAATAATAAAATAATAAATTTCTTTAACTCTATTACATTAGAAGATTTAGTCAATGACTATAAGAAACATAATAAGGAAGATATGTATTATATATAA